From the genome of Cytobacillus firmus, one region includes:
- a CDS encoding ATP-binding protein, translating into MSFKRKQMMGLGLTVFFLFILMFVILSMVNGMKANMLEIVEDRYYKVNQATEIRQLFYQTDQQLLSVLTDKVSSDSAMTAELVKANHEGIQTRIFNLEQELNRQKSKLLLKEVEQAYESYAQMQNSFIGLMSNGDMDSLEALYRSERENRNALLNKLAEFKEYQESLMAESLNGANDTYSQLVSTLVAAVAIAIVLIVGVTVWVIKSTGRTISLITKGIKDIDYQDLSSISRLNVESNDEIGNIAKAFNSMADSLENYYVKEQRYSAEISEQNWIQSQSAALVSIYSQHVTIANLADDFISRLAPAAGADLGVIYVKDDNGSKPVFKKQAAYADGADDAGRDFFYEGEGLAGQTVRDKKTIFLEDVPEDYKVLSTGLGDVRPKSIMMAPVMLKDEVVAVLELASLRPFTEAQIKLLEKVIETLGIAITNISGRMEIERLLAESQAQTEELQAQAEELQSQSEELQAQSEEMQSQSEELRMINEQLEERSRDAEMKSEELQAAKEELEEKAKQLGLSSKYKSEFLANMSHELRTPLNSILLLSEMLAEDPDQILTEEQKEFSKVIHTSGQDLLALINDILDLSKVEVGKLEISFEEVNMGEMSQRLKQHFTQVARHKNLEFTVSSSEEVLSVFNTDEQRLQQIVKNLLSNAFKFTEEGSVAVTFEKASKGDFFGLPLSSYTNDWLKITVLDTGIGIPSEKQELIFEAFQQADGATMRKYGGTGLGLSISKEFAQLLGGICKVESEEGKGSRFTLVIPNLPNGMPEIEAGSLAFEEAAVTAEPVPEVSEAAETQAAEGDAEIEHQHTGTELKDKTVIVVDDDHRNIYALKNALKKEGMNVLTAENGMQCLDLIMGTEQIDIVLMDIMMPVMDGYETMKRLRGLDRHQDVPIIALTAKAMKGDREKCMDAGATDYISKPLKLDQLLSVMRVWLS; encoded by the coding sequence GTGAGCTTTAAAAGAAAGCAAATGATGGGATTGGGCTTAACCGTATTTTTTTTGTTTATTCTAATGTTTGTCATTCTGTCTATGGTAAACGGAATGAAAGCAAACATGCTGGAAATTGTGGAGGATCGATACTATAAGGTAAATCAGGCTACAGAGATCAGACAGCTATTTTACCAGACAGACCAGCAGCTGCTAAGTGTGCTCACCGATAAAGTCTCAAGCGATTCAGCCATGACGGCTGAATTGGTGAAAGCCAACCATGAGGGGATACAAACCCGAATATTTAATTTAGAACAAGAATTAAATAGACAAAAATCCAAATTGCTTTTAAAAGAAGTGGAGCAGGCATATGAATCATATGCCCAGATGCAAAACAGCTTCATTGGATTAATGAGTAATGGTGATATGGACTCTTTGGAAGCGCTATACAGAAGTGAGAGAGAAAACCGAAACGCACTGCTGAACAAGCTGGCTGAATTTAAAGAGTATCAGGAATCCCTTATGGCGGAATCGCTGAATGGTGCAAATGACACGTACAGCCAGTTAGTATCTACTTTGGTTGCTGCGGTTGCAATAGCAATTGTTTTAATCGTTGGAGTGACGGTTTGGGTGATCAAAAGCACAGGCAGAACCATCAGTTTAATTACAAAAGGGATTAAGGATATTGATTATCAGGATCTTTCTTCCATTTCAAGGCTGAATGTCGAATCCAATGACGAAATCGGCAATATTGCGAAAGCCTTTAATTCTATGGCTGATTCCCTTGAGAATTATTACGTGAAAGAACAGCGCTATTCGGCTGAAATCAGTGAGCAAAACTGGATCCAAAGCCAGTCTGCTGCATTAGTAAGCATCTATAGCCAGCATGTGACTATAGCCAATTTGGCAGATGATTTTATATCAAGGCTGGCACCTGCCGCCGGAGCTGATCTTGGAGTCATTTATGTGAAAGATGACAACGGAAGCAAACCTGTATTTAAGAAGCAGGCTGCGTATGCAGATGGAGCGGATGATGCAGGAAGAGACTTTTTCTATGAGGGGGAAGGTTTAGCAGGGCAAACTGTCAGGGATAAGAAAACAATCTTCCTCGAGGATGTTCCTGAGGATTACAAAGTCTTATCAACTGGTTTGGGAGATGTCAGGCCGAAAAGCATCATGATGGCTCCCGTTATGCTAAAGGACGAGGTAGTGGCAGTATTGGAACTGGCGAGTTTGAGGCCGTTCACTGAAGCTCAGATCAAACTATTGGAAAAAGTAATAGAAACATTAGGAATAGCCATTACGAATATTTCCGGAAGAATGGAGATTGAACGCTTACTGGCCGAATCCCAGGCACAGACAGAGGAACTGCAGGCACAGGCTGAAGAGCTGCAATCCCAGTCTGAGGAGCTGCAGGCGCAATCTGAAGAAATGCAGAGTCAATCCGAAGAGCTGCGTATGATTAATGAGCAGCTTGAAGAGCGCTCAAGAGATGCTGAAATGAAATCCGAAGAACTTCAGGCTGCCAAGGAAGAACTGGAGGAAAAAGCAAAACAGCTGGGTCTAAGCTCAAAATACAAATCAGAGTTCCTGGCAAATATGTCCCACGAGCTGCGCACGCCTCTTAACAGCATCCTGCTTTTATCAGAAATGCTGGCAGAAGACCCGGATCAAATCCTTACTGAGGAGCAGAAAGAGTTTTCCAAGGTTATACATACATCTGGACAGGATTTACTTGCCCTCATTAACGATATTCTCGACCTTTCAAAAGTAGAGGTAGGGAAACTGGAAATCAGCTTTGAGGAAGTCAATATGGGAGAAATGTCTCAGCGTCTGAAACAGCATTTTACACAGGTGGCAAGGCATAAAAATCTTGAATTTACTGTAAGCTCTTCGGAAGAAGTTCTTTCTGTATTCAATACCGATGAGCAGCGTCTGCAGCAAATTGTGAAAAACCTCCTTTCAAATGCATTTAAGTTTACGGAAGAAGGTTCAGTAGCAGTCACGTTTGAAAAAGCTTCAAAAGGCGATTTCTTTGGCTTGCCGTTATCCAGCTATACAAATGACTGGCTGAAAATAACAGTGCTCGACACAGGTATTGGCATTCCGTCCGAGAAGCAGGAGCTGATTTTTGAAGCCTTCCAGCAGGCTGATGGCGCCACAATGAGGAAATATGGCGGAACGGGCCTGGGATTGTCCATCTCCAAGGAATTTGCCCAGCTGCTCGGCGGTATCTGCAAAGTGGAGAGTGAAGAAGGAAAAGGAAGCCGGTTTACACTCGTTATCCCGAATCTTCCAAACGGAATGCCTGAAATAGAGGCCGGTTCGCTGGCTTTCGAAGAAGCTGCTGTAACCGCTGAACCTGTTCCGGAAGTGTCTGAGGCAGCTGAAACGCAAGCTGCTGAAGGAGATGCTGAAATAGAGCATCAGCATACAGGTACGGAGCTTAAAGACAAAACGGTCATTGTTGTAGATGATGACCACAGAAATATTTATGCGCTGAAAAATGCTTTGAAAAAAGAAGGCATGAATGTCCTTACAGCAGAAAACGGGATGCAGTGCCTCGATTTGATAATGGGTACAGAACAGATTGATATTGTTCTGATGGATATTATGATGCCGGTTATGGATGGTTATGAAACCATGAAGAGGCTTCGCGGGCTGGACAGGCACCAGGATGTTCCAATCATTGCCCTTACTGCCAAGGCGATGAAAGGCGATAGGGAAAAGTGCATGGACGCGGGTGCTACGGATTATATCAGCAAGCCTTTAAAACTGGACCAGCTGCTGTCCGTTATGAGAGTATGGCTTTCATAG
- a CDS encoding CheR family methyltransferase, whose product MKELKKEELEIELLLKAIYSLSGYDFRQYMRSSIARRIQARLSRDRLPSITSLTEKVIHEEGYLQKVLSDFSINVTEMFRDPSFFKAFRNEVVPMLRELPEIRIWHAGCSTGEEAYSMSILMEEEGLGERTKIYATDINEKVLKKAESGIIPLQKMQLYTKNYIMAGGKKSFSEYYTTDCEAAYLNASLLDRMVFAQHNLVTDGSFNEFHVIMCRNVMIYFNTDLQSHVFNLFNESLSMGGFLGLGSKEALRMEYPVFEEINLQEKIFRKVSHVK is encoded by the coding sequence ATGAAGGAATTGAAAAAGGAAGAATTAGAAATAGAATTGCTTTTAAAGGCCATTTATAGTTTATCCGGATATGATTTCCGGCAATATATGCGCTCGTCTATTGCCAGGAGAATTCAAGCTCGTCTTAGCAGGGATCGGCTGCCCAGCATAACAAGCCTCACAGAAAAGGTTATACATGAAGAGGGGTACCTGCAAAAGGTACTGAGCGATTTTTCAATCAATGTGACAGAAATGTTCCGGGACCCTTCATTTTTTAAGGCTTTTCGAAATGAGGTTGTCCCGATGCTCAGAGAATTGCCGGAGATCAGAATTTGGCATGCAGGCTGTTCGACTGGGGAAGAAGCCTACTCCATGTCTATTTTGATGGAAGAAGAGGGGCTGGGGGAACGAACGAAGATTTACGCCACAGACATCAATGAAAAGGTGCTTAAAAAGGCAGAGAGCGGAATAATCCCTCTGCAAAAAATGCAGCTCTATACAAAGAACTACATTATGGCAGGCGGAAAAAAATCCTTTTCTGAATACTACACAACCGATTGTGAAGCGGCTTATTTGAATGCATCCCTGCTTGATCGAATGGTTTTTGCCCAGCATAATCTGGTGACTGATGGCTCCTTTAATGAGTTTCATGTGATTATGTGCCGCAATGTGATGATCTATTTTAATACAGACCTGCAAAGCCACGTTTTTAATCTTTTTAATGAAAGCCTCAGCATGGGAGGATTTCTGGGGCTTGGCAGCAAGGAAGCGCTGCGGATGGAATACCCTGTATTCGAAGAAATCAACCTGCAGGAAAAGATTTTCAGGAAGGTTTCTCATGTAAAATAA
- a CDS encoding PP2C family protein-serine/threonine phosphatase — protein MGILVVDDNQANLFVIQHILKRAGYKEHLTFSSAKDMFQHLQGYSPFSADIKADVILMDIMMPEMDGIEACRRLQQIPHLKDIPVIFVTALEDSNKVAEALDAGGTDYVMKPINKTELLARIRAALRLKYEKDWHKEQENKIRNELDLSMQVQTSMLSEPIYHEHTLLKASYLPANKLAGDMYYWHQIDEHRYAAIQLDMMGHGISASLVCMFISSVLRDAIRTCSDPEYVMNELNRWMNSLNQRNQRIPYYFTAIYLVLNKKDKTIEYVNAGHPAGYALVDKDEMFSLSSNMCAVGFFEDITIQKETIPYTESIQLLLFTDGVEEAVEQNNLNPCEYLQRFASFHWNAARTAEPIDMILTKQQQASADDDMCIVLIQAD, from the coding sequence ATGGGAATCCTAGTTGTGGACGATAATCAAGCCAACTTATTTGTTATTCAACATATATTAAAACGCGCCGGGTATAAAGAACATTTAACGTTTTCTTCTGCAAAGGATATGTTTCAGCATCTCCAGGGATATTCACCTTTTTCAGCTGATATAAAAGCAGACGTGATCCTGATGGATATAATGATGCCGGAGATGGATGGAATTGAAGCATGCCGCCGGCTTCAGCAGATTCCACATTTGAAGGATATCCCGGTGATTTTTGTAACTGCATTGGAGGACTCAAATAAAGTTGCAGAAGCTCTTGATGCGGGCGGGACCGATTATGTAATGAAGCCCATTAATAAGACGGAACTGCTTGCCCGCATTCGTGCTGCCTTAAGGCTTAAATATGAGAAGGACTGGCATAAGGAGCAGGAAAATAAAATCAGGAATGAATTGGATTTATCCATGCAGGTACAAACCAGCATGCTGAGCGAACCGATTTATCACGAACATACACTGTTAAAGGCTTCCTACCTGCCAGCCAACAAACTTGCAGGAGATATGTATTACTGGCACCAGATAGATGAACATCGCTATGCTGCCATACAGCTGGATATGATGGGCCACGGAATTTCAGCTTCTCTTGTATGTATGTTTATCTCTTCTGTTCTCAGAGATGCCATCAGAACATGCAGTGATCCTGAATACGTCATGAACGAACTAAATCGGTGGATGAATTCCCTAAACCAGCGCAATCAGCGAATTCCATACTATTTTACAGCTATTTACCTCGTTCTAAATAAAAAAGACAAAACAATCGAGTATGTAAACGCCGGACATCCAGCCGGATATGCACTTGTAGACAAAGATGAAATGTTCAGCTTATCAAGCAATATGTGTGCAGTGGGTTTTTTCGAAGATATTACGATACAAAAAGAAACTATTCCCTATACAGAGTCCATTCAGCTGCTCTTGTTTACAGACGGGGTGGAAGAAGCGGTAGAGCAGAATAATCTCAATCCATGTGAGTATCTTCAGCGCTTCGCATCCTTTCACTGGAATGCAGCCAGAACAGCAGAGCCAATCGATATGATACTGACTAAGCAGCAGCAGGCAAGCGCTGATGATGATATGTGTATTGTTCTTATTCAGGCAGATTAG
- a CDS encoding aspartate kinase, with product MKVVKFGGSSLASGKQIEKVFNIVNADPERKIIVVSAPGKRFSEDDKVTDLLIACAEKRIQGEEADDLAEAVLDRYGQIADELELGPEIKDIIRDDLFTRLSSDTHNPEVFMDLIKASGEDNNAKLVAAYFQQQGIEARYVSPKEAGLLVSPEPGNAQVLPEAYDKLLALREQDGIIIFPGFFGYSRDGQVFTFSRSGSDVTGSILAGAAKADLYENFTDVDAVYSVNPFIVESPKEIKELTYREMRELSYAGFTVLHDEALVPAFRAGIPVQIKNTNNPSAPGTRIVNERDNTNGPVIGIASDQGFCSIYVGKYLMNREVGFGRRLLTILEENGLSYEHTPSGIDDISIILREDQFTDGMEEEILNRIQHELHADEVKIQHSLSLIMVVGEGMRQNIGTMARASKALAKAKVNMEMINQGSSEVSMMFGVQAADEVRAVQALYNEFFAAVAVV from the coding sequence ATGAAAGTGGTGAAGTTCGGAGGATCTTCTTTAGCATCCGGAAAGCAAATCGAGAAGGTATTCAATATTGTAAATGCTGATCCAGAGCGAAAGATCATTGTTGTCTCGGCTCCTGGAAAGCGATTCTCAGAGGATGACAAGGTTACTGATTTATTAATCGCATGTGCAGAGAAACGGATTCAGGGGGAAGAAGCAGATGATTTGGCTGAAGCTGTATTGGATCGGTATGGCCAAATCGCTGATGAATTAGAGCTTGGTCCGGAAATTAAAGATATCATCAGGGATGATCTTTTTACGAGGCTTTCCAGTGATACGCATAATCCTGAAGTTTTCATGGATTTGATCAAAGCGAGCGGTGAAGATAACAACGCTAAGCTTGTAGCAGCCTATTTTCAGCAGCAGGGAATAGAAGCAAGATATGTGAGCCCGAAGGAAGCGGGATTGCTTGTCAGTCCGGAGCCCGGCAACGCTCAGGTGCTTCCTGAAGCATATGACAAGCTGCTTGCATTAAGGGAGCAGGACGGGATCATCATCTTTCCGGGTTTCTTTGGATATAGCAGGGATGGCCAGGTCTTCACATTTTCAAGAAGCGGATCGGATGTGACAGGCTCCATCTTGGCCGGTGCAGCCAAGGCGGATTTATATGAAAACTTTACAGATGTGGATGCGGTCTATTCGGTAAATCCCTTTATTGTAGAAAGCCCTAAAGAAATCAAAGAGCTGACATACCGGGAAATGCGGGAGCTTTCTTATGCAGGCTTTACTGTCCTGCATGATGAAGCGCTTGTACCGGCATTTCGGGCCGGAATTCCTGTGCAAATAAAAAATACGAATAATCCGTCTGCTCCCGGCACCAGGATTGTGAACGAGCGGGATAACACGAACGGACCTGTGATCGGGATTGCCAGTGATCAGGGATTCTGCAGCATCTATGTCGGCAAATACTTAATGAACAGGGAAGTCGGCTTTGGGAGGAGGCTGCTGACCATTTTGGAAGAGAATGGCCTCAGCTATGAGCATACACCCTCAGGAATTGATGACATTTCCATTATCCTGCGGGAAGACCAATTTACTGATGGGATGGAGGAAGAAATTCTGAACCGCATACAGCATGAACTTCATGCAGATGAAGTGAAAATCCAGCACAGCCTTTCACTTATTATGGTGGTTGGAGAAGGGATGCGCCAGAACATCGGAACAATGGCCCGTGCCTCCAAAGCCCTCGCTAAAGCGAAAGTCAATATGGAAATGATCAATCAGGGCTCATCTGAAGTGAGCATGATGTTTGGCGTACAGGCAGCGGATGAGGTACGTGCGGTACAGGCGCTTTATAATGAGTTTTTTGCTGCGGTGGCAGTAGTGTGA
- a CDS encoding glycosyltransferase, which produces MKKLLIIGIMLLMPLNMLAAPGSAAAQKPCLTQSEVKFENEFRRLWIDHVLWTSNYITSATTAGAEDQKQVLARLLKNQEDIGNSIKPYYGEAAGAKLTELLKEHIVIAGDIVEAAKSGQGAKVNQLNKKWYRNADDIAAFLSGANPNLKNEDVKKLLYKHLELVTNDLTASLVKDWEARIVSIDEGVSHIIMMADAISDAVVKQFPNKFKG; this is translated from the coding sequence ATGAAGAAATTACTGATCATAGGAATAATGCTGCTCATGCCGCTGAATATGCTGGCAGCTCCGGGCAGTGCAGCTGCACAAAAACCGTGTCTTACTCAATCAGAGGTTAAGTTTGAAAACGAATTCCGAAGACTATGGATCGACCATGTATTATGGACAAGCAACTATATTACAAGTGCCACAACTGCAGGGGCGGAGGATCAGAAGCAGGTATTGGCGCGCCTGCTTAAAAATCAGGAGGACATAGGGAATTCCATTAAGCCATATTACGGAGAAGCTGCAGGAGCTAAGCTGACAGAACTGCTTAAAGAGCATATTGTCATTGCGGGTGATATTGTGGAGGCAGCAAAGAGCGGACAGGGTGCAAAGGTGAACCAGCTGAACAAAAAATGGTATCGCAATGCCGATGATATCGCTGCTTTTCTAAGCGGAGCCAATCCAAATCTGAAAAATGAAGATGTGAAAAAACTGCTTTATAAGCATTTGGAATTAGTAACAAATGATCTGACAGCAAGCCTTGTTAAGGATTGGGAAGCAAGAATTGTTTCGATTGATGAGGGAGTGTCGCATATTATTATGATGGCAGATGCCATTTCTGATGCGGTTGTGAAGCAATTCCCGAACAAATTTAAAGGGTGA
- a CDS encoding MFS transporter gives MSGDQKKKMIILMINMFIAIGSFGIIIPILPAYLESINQGGTAAGLMIAIFAGAQLIFSPIAGKWADQYGRRKMIIYGLAGLTLSMLVFYAVDSIWLLYFSRVIGGIGAALLIPAIFAYIADITTMEQRAKGNGLVSAAMSLGIVVGPGIGGFLADFGLKMPFLISALVSLVAVLFSIVLLEESSTLQTVPGDMPEEEPMVKKLAMSVKKPYFIPLIITLVMSFGLMAYESVLGLYLDNEFAATPQEIAIMVTSTGVISVIVQLFVVDRVVNKFGEGKVLNIFLAVAASGFLVSLFAGSYALFFVISLIIFLATSILRPVLTTLISKMAGNEQGFAMGMNNAYMSIGNVLGPTIAGVLYDVRITYPFVLGLALLIVTLFITIAWQKKEPKPKAAV, from the coding sequence TTGTCAGGAGATCAAAAGAAAAAGATGATCATTTTGATGATCAATATGTTTATTGCAATCGGAAGCTTTGGTATTATCATTCCGATTTTGCCGGCTTATTTGGAATCCATTAATCAGGGAGGAACGGCAGCAGGCCTGATGATTGCCATTTTTGCGGGTGCCCAGCTGATTTTTTCTCCTATCGCGGGAAAATGGGCTGACCAGTACGGCCGCAGAAAGATGATTATTTACGGGTTAGCTGGTTTGACATTATCCATGCTTGTCTTTTATGCAGTAGATTCCATTTGGCTGCTTTACTTTTCACGTGTCATTGGAGGCATTGGAGCTGCCTTGCTGATTCCAGCTATTTTTGCTTACATTGCTGATATTACTACAATGGAGCAGCGTGCAAAAGGGAATGGTCTTGTCTCAGCTGCAATGTCACTTGGAATTGTGGTTGGACCTGGGATAGGCGGGTTTTTGGCAGACTTCGGCTTAAAAATGCCATTTCTGATTTCAGCGCTTGTATCTCTAGTGGCTGTTCTATTCTCCATTGTGCTCCTCGAAGAAAGCAGCACATTGCAGACAGTGCCGGGAGATATGCCTGAAGAGGAACCGATGGTCAAGAAACTGGCCATGTCCGTTAAGAAGCCTTATTTTATTCCGCTTATCATTACATTGGTGATGAGCTTTGGACTAATGGCGTATGAGTCAGTTCTTGGGCTCTACCTTGATAATGAATTTGCTGCTACTCCGCAGGAAATTGCCATTATGGTGACTTCGACAGGAGTCATTAGTGTTATTGTTCAATTATTTGTAGTCGATCGTGTGGTTAATAAATTCGGTGAAGGAAAGGTATTGAATATCTTTTTGGCTGTTGCAGCATCAGGGTTCCTAGTTTCACTGTTTGCAGGCAGCTATGCACTTTTCTTCGTTATTTCGCTGATCATTTTCCTTGCAACTTCCATTCTTCGCCCGGTTTTAACAACGTTAATCTCTAAAATGGCCGGTAATGAACAGGGATTTGCGATGGGAATGAACAATGCTTATATGAGCATTGGAAACGTTCTGGGGCCAACGATTGCCGGCGTACTTTACGATGTGCGGATAACCTATCCGTTTGTTCTTGGTTTGGCCCTATTGATCGTTACATTGTTTATCACGATTGCCTGGCAGAAAAAGGAGCCAAAACCAAAGGCAGCTGTGTAG
- the purU gene encoding formyltetrahydrofolate deformylase, translating into MNTNINANRATLLISCPERPGIISTVSNFLLEHNANIVHFDQHTTDPLAGIFFMRIEFDMNHFDESFLKLKEDLPEMAKEYSMEWKLSGKGERKRMAIFVSKMDHCLLELLWRWKSKELEVEIPLVISNHPDMREVVEGFGIPYHHIPITPDTKSEAEQKAVELLDGKADFIVLARYMQILSPSFISKYPNRIINIHHSFLPAFVGANPYARAFNRGVKLIGATAHYVTNDLDEGPIIEQDVQRVNHRHTAQDLKIAGRHVERQVLAQAVAWHVQDKVIVHGNKTIVF; encoded by the coding sequence ATGAATACAAATATTAACGCAAACCGGGCGACATTGCTGATATCCTGTCCAGAGAGACCGGGCATCATCTCCACAGTCTCTAACTTTCTGCTGGAGCATAACGCGAACATTGTGCATTTTGACCAGCACACAACCGATCCGCTGGCAGGCATCTTCTTCATGCGGATTGAATTCGATATGAATCATTTTGATGAGTCCTTTTTAAAACTGAAAGAGGATCTGCCTGAGATGGCCAAGGAATACTCTATGGAGTGGAAGCTGAGCGGCAAAGGCGAGCGCAAGCGGATGGCTATATTTGTTTCTAAAATGGATCACTGTCTGCTCGAGCTGCTGTGGCGCTGGAAATCGAAGGAGCTTGAAGTGGAAATTCCCCTTGTGATCAGCAATCATCCTGACATGAGGGAAGTGGTGGAGGGGTTTGGAATACCATATCATCATATTCCGATTACGCCCGACACTAAATCGGAAGCTGAGCAAAAGGCAGTAGAGCTGCTGGATGGAAAAGCGGATTTCATTGTGCTTGCGAGATATATGCAGATTCTTTCACCGAGCTTTATTTCCAAATATCCAAATAGGATTATCAATATCCATCATAGTTTTCTGCCGGCCTTCGTGGGAGCCAATCCTTATGCACGGGCGTTTAACCGCGGGGTCAAGCTGATTGGGGCAACTGCCCATTATGTAACAAATGATTTGGATGAAGGGCCGATCATTGAGCAGGATGTCCAGCGGGTTAACCACCGGCACACTGCACAGGATCTCAAAATTGCCGGCAGGCATGTGGAGAGGCAGGTCCTCGCACAGGCAGTGGCATGGCATGTGCAAGACAAAGTAATAGTGCATGGTAATAAGACGATTGTTTTTTAA
- a CDS encoding FbpB family small basic protein: protein MKKKKLSMLEMIKVNREELLKDRRELEKIEKKIDDKYVKAQ, encoded by the coding sequence ATGAAAAAGAAAAAATTATCAATGCTTGAAATGATTAAAGTTAATAGAGAAGAACTTTTAAAAGATCGCCGTGAGCTTGAGAAGATTGAAAAAAAAATAGACGATAAATATGTAAAAGCACAGTAA